AGATCTCTAGCTGTAAATGGTTTCTTAAAGTCTTGCATTCTgcaaaaaccaacaacaaaaataatttcctctgtggggtgaagtagaaaaaaagggggagagggtCAAGTTTTAACTCCTTTTCTCTTTAATGTATATTAAATGGTTTGATATTAGTTTTTGATGAACTGATATTTGTCCTATCATATAGCAAGTAGAAAATTTGATTCTCCTTCTCTATGATAGTGATGTGATTTTACTATTACAAACCAGGCAAGTCTCATTAAGaaagatttgtttcttttatataacTGCTGCAAGACAATgttgcaactgacaagggcttaatctccaaaatatacaaacagctcatacaactcaacaacaaaaaatcaacccaatcaaaaatgggcagaagactttaatagacatttctccaaagaagacatacagatggccagtaggtacatgaaaagatgctcaacatcactaattattagagaaatgcaaatcaaaactacaatgagataccacgtcacactggtcagagtggccatcattaaaaagtctacaaataacaaatgctggagagggtgtggagaaaagggactcctcctacactgttggtgggaatgtaagttggtgtggccactatggagaatagtatgtaggttcctcagaaaactaaaaatagaattaccatatgttccagcaattccaatcttgggcatatacctggacaaaactataattcagaaagatacatgcacccctatgttcatagcagcactattcacaatagccaaaacatggaaacaacctaactgtccatggacagatgaatggataaagaagatgtggtacatatatacaatggaatactactcagcctaaaaaaagaacaaaaaaatgccatttacagcaacatggatgcaactagagagtatcctactaagtaaagtaagtcagatagagaaagacaaatactatatgatatcacttatatgtggaatctgaaatatggtacaaatgaacttacctacaaaacagaaacagagtcacagacataaagatcagacttgtggttgccaaggggcagggggagggaaagggaaggactGAGAATTTGGGGTTTGTAGATGCaaacatttagaatggataaacaacaaggtcctactgtatagcacagggaactatataatTGCTGCAAGAAATAATGGCTCAATGTTATATAAAGTCAAAATTCCTGTCTTAGgcacaaattattaaaatttgaaatgataGGACAGTttgaacatgaaaataaataattacagcaATGGGTTAtaacccactgaataaaataagaatccatgaaTTCATGTTGACACAAATGAATAAAGTACATAAAagaggtagaaaggaaagttcttAGAGTAAAACGTCAGCTAATAAATATAGAGAAAGAATGATGGGGTTAGAAAACCTCCATTTAGCAACCTTCATAATTATAACAATCATCATCAATCATCAAAGTATTTTCCTATAAATTACTAATTAATTATAAAGGTAAAAATagtaacttcacagtggagaCACCTGAAAGACTCCACCTTAATCATTAATCAAAGTTTTTAGCCAAAATGGGACAAACAGACATCATGCACATCACCTATCTTAGTGCCTTGCGGAGAATACAACATTATGCCAGTGATTTTTCTGCCAAAAAATtaataacctgaatctaatcatgagaaaaagtCGGAGAAACCCAAAGTGAAGGACATCTTTTAGAATGACCATCTTCTACTTTACAAAAATGTCAAGATTATGAAAGACAATTTGAATTGGAAGAACTATTCCAAATTAAAGAAGGCTAAAGAGACATGGCAATTAAGTGATCCTGGGTTAGATTTGGGATCAGGAAAAACAATAGCTATAAGGGGCATTTTGGGGACAACTGAATAAAGGCTATAGATTAAATAATAGGAttttatcaatgttaattttcctgattttgataattttgctttggtttttctcagagaatatctttttttttttttttttttttttttttttgcggtacgcgggcctctcaccgttgtggcctctcccgttgcggagcacgggctccggacgcgNNNNNNNNNNNNcaggctcagcggccatggctcacgggcccagccgctccgcggcacgtgggatcctcccggaccggggcacgaacccgcgccccctgcatcggcaggcgagctctcaaccactgcgtcaccagggaagcccgcagagaatatctttattcttaggaaatacacactgaaatatgTAGGCCTCAAGAAGCATGATGTTTGCAAGTTAGTCTTAAATTCTTTAGCAAAAAAGTGAGATAGAGAGGGtgcaaatgataaagaaaatggggCAAATCTACAAATTCAAAAAGCTGAAAAAACTCCACATAAGATAAATTCATAGAGACCCACAGCAAAACACATTGTAATCAAACTGTAGAAAGCCAACgaaaaagaatcttgaaagcagcaagagagaaccAATTCGTCACATACTatggaagccagaagggagtcagatgtcatatttaaagtgttgaaataaaaacctgtcaaccaagaattctgtaTCTGGCAAAACTAttcaagaatgaaggagaaattaagacatcgTTACTAGTAGACCTGCTCTATGAGAAATGCTAAAAGGACTTCTTCGGGCTGAAGAAAAAAGGACACCAGAAGAAGCCACACGGAGAAATAAGAACACCAGTAAAGATAAATACCTAGGTAAACATAAAAGCATTATTGTACTAAAGGTTTATAACTCCTCTCTTTTCCCctatatgatttaaaagacatatatgcataaaacattaattataaaCCTGTGCTGATAGGCACACAATTTATAAAGATGAAATCTGTGACAATAACAGGATAAAATGAGAGGGACATAGTTGTATTGGAAGCAGagtatatactattttaaataagttGGTATTATTCAAATTAAGTTGTTATGAGTTCAAAATGTCAGTTGTAatcccaaaggtaaccactaagaaaataacggaaaaaatgtacagaaaatgaAAGTGGTAGGCtacagaaaacaattaaatactaaaatatgAGGTAATGGAagaattgagggaaaaaaatataagctttatagaaaacaagaagcaaaatggcagaagtaaGTCATTATTTAGCagcaattactttattttttttgtttgtttgctttttaatatagTCAATCCTagcaattactttaaatgtaaatagattacaCTCTCCAATTTAAAGTCAAAGGTTGGCAGAATGTATTTCCCAAAAAGTTCCATCTATCTGCTCTCTATAAGAAATTCACCTTAGATACAAAACCACAAAGAGGCtggaagtaaaaggatggaaaaatatattccatgaaaaCGGTAACCAAAGGAGAGTTGGGGTGGCTATATTGTTAGACAGAAtagattttacattaaaaaaaaggttggacttcccgggtggcgcagtggttaagaatctgcctgccaatgcaggagacatgggttcgagccctggtccagcaagatcccacatgccacggagcaactaagcccgcgagcctacagcccgtgctccgcaacaagagaagccaccacaatgagaagcctgcacaccgcaacgaagagtagcccccgctcaccgcaactagagaaagcccatgagcagcagtgaagacccaatgcagccaaacattttaaaattaataagtaaatacattttttaaaaaggttataaGAGACAGACATTATAGACTGAAAAAGATTTAATCCAACAAGATGATGTAacaattatatgcatatatacacctAATAACCAAGcaccaaatatatatgaaacacaaaaaaaggcaGATTTAAGAGAGAAATCAACAGTTTTACAATAAGAGTTGGAGACTTCACTATCCcgctttcaataatggatagaacaaccagaGACGAGATCAGTAAGGAAAGAGTACTTGAATGACACTATAATCCAAtgagacctaacagacatatatagaatacTTCACCCAACAATAGTGGATACACGTAGAACATTGTCCAGAATAGAACATATGTTGGGCCACAAAGAAAAGCCGTAGTAGATTTTGAAAggttgaaatcatacaaagtatcttttctaatcacaatggaatgaaactagaatcAGTAACAGAGGGAAACTCacaaaaatgtagaaattaaaaaacatgctctgggcttccctggtggcgcagtggttgcgcgtccgcctgccgatgcaggggaaccgggttcgcgccccggtccgggaggatcccacatgccgcggagcggctgggcccgtgggccatggccgctgagcctgcgcgtccggagccggtgctccgcaacgggagaggccacaacagagggaggcccgcataccacaaaaaaaaaaaaaaaaacaaaaacatgctcTTAACcaatggtcaaagaagaaatcacaagggaaattaaaaaatactttgagacaaatgaaaatgaaaacacaacttacaAAACCTATGGAATGACGTGAAAGCAGTGCTCAGAAGGAAATTTGTAGCTGTAAacatctacattaaaaaagaagaaagatctcaaatcaataacgtaactgtacaccttaaaggaaccagaaaaatgaagagcaaattgaaccaaagctagcagaaggcgGAAACTAAAGATTAGAGTAGAGATAAATGGAATGGAGAATATGAAAACAAGAGAatatagaaaatcaacaaaaccaaaacttggtttttttaaagatcatcaaAATTGACAAGTCTTTAGCTAGATtgactaagaaaaagagaaaacaaattgctaaaatcagaaataaaagaggggacattactactgactttacataaatgaaaagGATTATGAGAATTCTATGAATATATGTGCACCAACAAATTGAATAACTAAATGTAATGAACTAATTCCTATAAACATAAATCCTACCAAGtctgaatcacaaagaaatagaaaatctgaatatatttataactaGTAAGGAGGTTGAATCAGTAGTCAGAAGTTTCCCAACAAGTAAAAGCCCTGGACTTTATGGCtttgctggtgaattctaccaaatgtttaaagaactaaTATCAATCCTTCTCATATTCTtcagaaagaaattgaaagtggAGAGAATGCTTTCTAACTTATTCAGTGAGGCCAGCATTGCCCTAATACTGagccagataaagacactacaaggaaactacagaccaatactcCTTAagaacattaatataaaaatcctCCCTTTCCAACCCGGGACGGGCAGGATGGCTCCAGCAAAGAAGGGCAGTGAGAAGAAGAAGGGCCAGTCTGCCATCAACAAGGTGGTGACCAGAGAATACACCAACAGCATTCACAAGCGCATCCATGGAGTGGGTTTCAAGAAGTATGCCCCTCGGGCACTCAAAGAAATCCGGAAATCTGCCATGAAGGAGATGGGAACTCCAGATGTATGCATTGACACCAGGACCAACAAACCTGTCTGGGCCAAAGGAATAAGGAATGTCCCATACCATATCCATGTGCGGTTGTCCAGAAAACGTAATGAAGTTGAAGATTCACCAAACAAGCTCTATACGTTGGTTACCTGTGTATCTGTCACCACTTTCAAAAATCTGCAGACAGTTAATGTGGATGAGAATTAACTGTGCTTGTTCAATGAAGTTACagaaccatcaaaaaaaaaattcctcaacaaaatactaacgaagaattcagcagcatattaaaaaggTTATGTGCTGTGACCAAGTGGGATATATTCCCGGAatatacaaggatggttcaacatatgaaaattgatCAAATGTTATTCACTATATTGAAAAAACTACCCGATCTTCTCAATTGATAGAGAAAAAGCTTGTGACACAATTTAATAcccttttcatgataaaaaaaaaaacactcctcgggcttccctggtggcgcagtggttgcgcgtccgcctgccgatgcaggggaaccgggttcgcgccccggtctgggaagatcccacatcaaagaaatagaaaatctgaatatatttataactaGTAAGGAGGTTGAATCAGTAGTCAGAAGTTTCCCAACAAGTAAAAGCCCTGGACTTTATGGCtttgctggtgaattctaccaaatgtttaaagaactaaTATCAATCCTTCTCATATTCTtcagaaagaaattgaaagtggAGAGAATGCTTTCTAACTTATTCAGTGAGGCCAGCATTGCCCTAATACTGagccagataaagacactacaaggaaactacagaccaatactcCTTAagaacattaatataaaaatcctCCCTTTCCAACCCGGGACGGGCAGGATGGCTCCAGCAAAGAAGGGCAGTGAGAAGAAGAAGGGCCAGTCTGCCATCAACAAGGTGGTGACCAGAGAATACACCAACAGCATTCACAAGCGCATCCATGGAGTGGGTTTCAAGAAGTATGCCCCTCGGGCACTCAAAGAAATCCGGAAATCTGCCATGAAGGAGATGGGAACTCCAGATGTATGCATTGACACCAGGACCAACAAACCTGTCTGGGCCAAAGGAATAAGGAATGTCCCATACCATATCCATGTGCGGTTGTCCAGAAAACGTAATGAAGTTGAAGATTCACCAAACAAGCTCTATACGTTGGTTACCTGTGTATCTGTCACCACTTTCAAAAATCTGCAGACAGTTAATGTGGATGAGAATTAACTGTGCTTGTTCAATGAAGTTACagaaccatcaaaaaaaaaattcctcaacaaaatactaacgaagaattcagcagcatattaaaaaggTTATGTGCTGTGACCAAGTGGGATATATTCCCGGAatatacaaggatggttcaacatatgaaaattgatCAAATGTTATTCACTATATTGAAAAAACTACCCGATCTTCTCAATTGATAGAGAAAAAGCTTGTGACACAATTTAATAcccttttcatgataaaaaaaaacactcctaAAAACTAGGAATATAGATATAAGAAAGCTACATATaaaaaacccatagctaacacTGTACTCCGCAGTGAAAGATTAAAAGCTTATCTgctaaaataagaaacaagacaaggatgactgTTTTTGCCAattctattcaatatagtattggaagttctagttAGAGCAACTAGGCGAGAAAAGGAAAAgccatccaaactggaaaggaaggagtaaaattatctgtttgaAGCTGATATGATCTTATACGTAGAAAACCCTAaggattacacacacacacacacacacacaacctgtTAGAAGCAACAGACGAATTGAGCAATATAGTAGTACAGAATCaacacagaaatcagttgcatttctaatAATGAACAATCCAAACAGGAAATTAGGAAAAGAGTTCCACCTACAATATCATCAAgaagagtaaaatacttaggaattaattaaggaggtgaaagacttgtacactgaaaacagcaaaaccattgctgaaagaaatgaaagaagatgtaaataaatggaaagacatctcatgTAAATTggtttgttgttgaattttaggagttctctatatattctggataacaaTCCCTTATCACAGATAGGTGATCTGCAAATACTTTTTCCTATTCTGTGAGTTGCCTTTATACTCTGTTGATTGTTGCCTtggatgcacaaaagtttttaattttggtaagtccaatatgtctatttttttcttttattacctgtgcctttggtgtcatatctaggaaattattgccaaatccaatgttatgAAGCTTTTCTCCCCTGTGCTTCCTTCTAAATTTtatctcttacatttaggtctttcatccattttgagttaatttttttacacGGTGTTGGGTAAGGGGCCAACTTCACTCCTTtgcatgtaaattttatattatgtatattttacaattaaaaataaagttaaaaaattaatacccTTTGATGATAAAAACACCCAGTAAACCAGGAATAgcagggaacttcctcaacatgataaaggccatgtatgaaaAATCCACTGGTAACATCATAtcatggtgaaagactgaaagtttcttcactaagattgggaacaagacaaggatgtgtaGTTTAAGCACTTCTGTTagtatgttttcacttctctctgGTAGATTCATCTCACCTAACTTTTCTGCAGAATTTGACTCATCTGATCAATCCcttggctttctctctctccttagcCTCCACATTACTCCTCttttttagttttcctcttttttttttctctttgatggctctttttcttttgacctacTCCAGGATTTACTCTTAGCCCTCTTTTATCTTCACTTTTTCCAATGGGACTGATTTTTATAAGTTAATATGCAAAACAACACATAAATTGAAGTAAAGAATAATACAGTGAGTAGCCATATACCTATCACCCAGCTCAAGAACTAAAACATTGCCTGCTCAGTTGACTGTACCTTTTGTACCCCTTTCCAATAGCCTCCACTGCCACCCCTTCTCCCAGAGGGAAGTGTGGTAGTTTTGTGCTAGTTTGTTGCATTAATGGCCCCAATGAGTCAGACTTTGTCCTCACTTTTGCTAGTCCCCTCCCACTTTGGCTTTGGGGTTTGCCCCTTACTTGCTTTGCCCATTACCTTTTgatctcttctcctttctcccctcaaTTCACTGCTACAGCTACACAAGTTGGCATCAggagggcctttgcacttgctgttctctgtGCCTAGAACACTCTTGCCCAAATACTTGCATAGTATTGTAGTACAGCTAGCTCCCTAACCCTTTGCTCTGGTCATTTTCTCAGCCGGGGCTTTCCTGTCCACCCTAAAACATCAAACTTCTTGGTTGCACTGGCTATCCCTCTCCCTTGCATTATTCTTTTCCATAGCAATGGTCACTATCCTATgtactattgtaaataatttattgtttagtggctcctccacctcttccctagaatgtaagcttctcAGCTTaggtacttgtttttttttttttttttttaatagtctggTATCCTCAGCCTAGCATACATTAGGTACTGTAGgggagggaaaataattttccctctgctcttctgagttcttggctgaAACCCTTATAATAAAAgagtaacaaaaaggaaaacagagatttGTTAACATGTATACCTCACATATACATAGGAGATACCCAGGGAAAAGGCTTAGAATGCCAACTTAAATACCATTTTCCGGTAAAGACAAACAAGGAAAGGTGTCTgttgagggggtggggtggggggagggtggagacCAATTATGGAGGTgaccagggaaagaaaaataaacaagctaagAAGTTTGTTATACAGATTTAAGTCCGTGTCTTCTCCACTGATGAGTCTCTAGTGATTTATTAGagttgtccttttcttccaggtacAGAGGGGGAGACACTTTTACAAATAGCGATTTCCTTCATAAATGTACGTTTCCCTGACAAAAGGTTAACTTCTAGTTTATTTTCAGGGTTTCTCTGTGTTTACTTTCTCAGAATAAGCCTTAtgtcaaagaggcatattttggggtggcatattctgctaccttCCAGCGTTTAGGAATAATTTGAGGAACAAATCAATCTCCATTTTGCAAATAACGAGCAAAGACTGAGATATTAGGCAAGCTGTCCAAGATCACAGAGGCAGCATTTAGCAAAcctgggattccaacccagggCTCCCTCCCAGACACTGTActatagcattttcttttctgtctcttttttatttatttattttccagtcGTGGCTGCGCTTTGTGCCATAGATGGCATCCAGAATACAGAGGCAGCTGCTGTCTCCAACATTCCTGAAATGGGAATCACGGAGAATTGGATTCCATTTATAACTCGACCATTAATACTGTGTGACACTGGCTAACGTATTTAACTTCTGGAACTCAGTTATGCTCAGCTGTAAAACTGGATAATAGATCAACCAATCTCTTTAAGTCCTCTAActcaagaacttttaaaatcctaaaatccGTGTGCAGCGATGGGATTCATTAGTTTCTCAGGCAGCCTCATTCCCTACGGGCTGGAACCGTCCACTGGCCCAAACACCGCTCTGCCGCAGCCTTTGCCACCGCCTCCCATTCCAAGCTAAGAATGGGCAGTGTCATCCTCAGGCTACTCCTAGTGGGATCCCGGTAGCAGGGGTtgaggaaaagacaaggaaacaccCGCTTCTCCGCCGGCTCCCGAACGCTCCAAGTCAGCGCCCCGGGGCCAGCATCGAGGCCGCCTCCTTCCCTTCGCCCTACGGCTTTGTCGGTGCCGTCATCCACGCCAGCCTCGCCCCCCGCTCCACCCAGGACAGACTCGGACTCGCACCATCATCCTCCCGGCGGCGCGCAGAGGCCCCGGAACTGACGTCCGTGCGTGCGTGGCGTGCGCGCgcggcgccgggggcggggctgcgAAAGGGAGGGCCGGCTTGAGGGCGTGTTGTGACTGGCACCCGGACCTACTCGAGTGACGCGGGGAGAGCGGCGGTCCGGACGTCGGTGGAGCAGCAGGTGAGGTACGGGCCGGACGGACGGGGGTCCAGGGCGGCGTCGGGGCAGTGGGGCGGCGGCGCCGTATCGGTGGGGGTTACTGGGTCATTGGTCCGGGCTGTATATCCTGCTGGGGCCGTCTCGCACCGGTGCCTCCTGCCGCCCTCCGGCTCAGCCCGGGGCCCGGCGGCGCGGCCCTGGCCGGTCCCAGGCCGTCGCCGGCCCCCCTCATCCTCTGCGTGCTCGGCCTCCCGTTTCGGGCGCTCGTCGCCAAGTTCTCCTTGGCCCGGCCCAGCTCCGACGGGCAGACGCGTATCGTTTCCTGGCCGCCGCCTGCCACCCGTCTACCCCTCGCGGGATGGCTGCGCTCCAGCCGGCTCACTCCTGACTCCAGTCGGCGGAGTGCCGAGGGACACCTGTGGTGGTGACCGGGCGGGTTGTGCCCCCAGCCCCTCGGGGACCTGTCGCAGCCCGGCCTGGGTAGGGGCGCCGGGACCTCAGAGACGCGCGTCGGTCTCGGGGAGGGAAAGGTCCTGGAGTTGGGAGGATGCTGTCTTTCGCAGCGCGGGGACTGGAAGACTGGTCCTAACTTTCGCCCCGTGGTTGAGGGCGAAGTTGTGGGCCTGGGGTTAGGAGCAGAAGTCCCTGCTTCCGAATCGTCTCAGAGGAGAGCAGAGGTGATGCCCATAACGGAAGTTTAGTCGACGGGGTGGAAGGACTCAGGCGCTTCAGAGAATAGGTCAGAGCCTGCTGGTGGTGTCTCAGCGCTGGTCACGAAACCCTGTGGTTGGGAAATGTGTCACTGGGCGCCGGGACTCGCCTTGCAGAGAGATTAGATGTGAACATTTGTCAGGATGAGTtcacagcatcacctggggaatagtttttttgggggggggggatcTGAAGAGTTTtgtttgagtttaaaaaatagttgtaccttttttttcagtaaatctaAAGCTGCAAAACAACCCCCCCAAAATCTATCAAGGTTACTAATTAAAAGAGTTGTACCAAGAAAGCTTGCCGGAGTTGCAAGGAGATTTGATTTTACTTAATCCCCTTAATGataaataatgttaattttaagAGTTACTGGTTCTTAGGTGGAAGATTAAGGTGTTCAAggatttgaatttttattgacGTTCCAAGcaatcattttcttctctctagaaGTTAGCCACTTTAGGACAGAGGGACAGCGAGGATACTTGCCATGCAGTGTAGTGAGCAGCAGAGCGCAGAGGGGGGACACCCCAGGTGTCTTGAGGGACTGCAGGGCCTGGAGGGTGGAGGAAGGTACCAGGGAATATTTCTGGAAGTGTCTTGAAGAATGAGTAACATTCAGCCTAACAAGGTGGGGTGAGAATTTTAGAGGTAGTGGGATTGTGGACGTGGGGCAACTAAAGAAGAAGAGGCCAGTAACTCCCAGGCGGTggtttttgaaaagtgaaaaaatgcagGCAGAGGCGGGTGGCAGATAGGGGCAGCAGAGATGCAGGAGATTCTTGGGCTTTTCTCTGATGGTGACAGAACCAGGGAAGGGTTTTAAGGAGGGTTATTTGCCTGGTTAACAtggaattttatgttatttgccTGCTTAACACACGGGCTGCTATGTGGCTGATGAGGATTGTGCCCCGTATAGTGCTTGATTATGTGCTGCTTGTATTTTAATCGTTTCTGCTTGTTAAATGTTTGAattgaattttatattcatttactaATTGTTTGTATTAGAGTGTGTGACCCTGCTTATTTGTAAACTTCTATAAACAGGAATTCTGCTTTTATCTCTTTGCATCTCAATCCAAGTCAGGCATTCATGAGTGTTCCATGAGGACTTGATGAGAAATTATTGATTTCTGATGTtgattttcagtgaaaaaaagacTTGACCGGtacttattttaatatctatGTATAGAAGAACTAAGGTCTTGTTTCATTTACTCTTCTCAGTCTTTGGCTAGGGACATAGAATTTCTATCCTGACAATGTGAGTTTAAATTTTGGCACATGTGTTTATATTGGTTGCAAAGTAAACATCTCTAGCAGAGATGACCCATCCCTAAAATATAGGAGATATCTGTGTAGCATAACATACCTGTCTATTCTGTGACTTAGAATAGAAATGCTATTAAGTGGCTTCTTAACCCAGCAATAAAGTTGTCAccctaaaaaaaaagtttcacaataAAGGCCACACATTTTGAAAGTCATATTAAATGTTCATTA
This region of Physeter macrocephalus isolate SW-GA chromosome 14, ASM283717v5, whole genome shotgun sequence genomic DNA includes:
- the LOC102981372 gene encoding 60S ribosomal protein L31-like; this encodes MFKELISILLIFFRKKLKVERMLSNLFSEASIALILSQIKTLQGNYRPILLKNINIKILPFQPGTGRMAPAKKGSEKKKGQSAINKVVTREYTNSIHKRIHGVGFKKYAPRALKEIRKSAMKEMGTPDVCIDTRTNKPVWAKGIRNVPYHIHVRLSRKRNEVEDSPNKLYTLVTCVSVTTFKNLQTVNVDEN